A genomic segment from Acyrthosiphon pisum isolate AL4f chromosome A3, pea_aphid_22Mar2018_4r6ur, whole genome shotgun sequence encodes:
- the LOC100573371 gene encoding forkhead box protein F2-like yields the protein MDMMIVKTEDENDERKSLNNGNNNNNNNNNNNNNNNNNCKKNNGVGTTAKTVATTGGVGSGRSEKPPYSYIALIVMAIQSSPVKRLTLSEIYSFLQHRFPFFRGSYQGWKNSVRHNLSLNECFIKLPKGLGRPGKGHYWTVDPASELMFEESSFRRRPRGFRRKCQQKTVGPISGVGNGYQTSQYHQHLHHHHHHQNLQLQQQQQHHHHPSVQQQQPQSLPQTQPSPVLPPPQPSQPTQQQQQQSIATQPHTQQPQPQSQPAACYLHDQYDYKDATAAMVAGYHHQQQQQHDYSSGAGSGGIGVSGGGGYCSRNDQLDHFAASFWQSQKSDGYVGGAGGYQEQFADYGCQYNLTHDNGYSTVARRSATAAGQTQQTVMDNAMNATSGLPQHISLHHYYDCPKFC from the exons ATGGATATGATGATCGTCAAGACTGAAGACGAAAATGACGAGAGAAAATCTCTCAACaacggcaataataataacaacaacaacaacaacaacaacaacaataacaataacaattgtaAGAAGAACAACGGCGTCGGAACGACAGCGAAAACGGTGGCGACGACTGGTGGCGTCGGGTCAGGCAGGTCGGAAAAACCACCTTACTCGTATATAGCTTTAATAGTGATGGCAATCCAGAGTTCACCGGTGAAAAGGCTCACACTCAGCGAAATATACTCTTTCCTCCAGCACAGATTCCCTTTCTTCAGAGGTTCCTATCAG GGATGGAAAAACTCAGTGCGACATAACCTGTCACTTAACGAATGTTTCATCAAGCTACCGAAAGGACTTGGGCGTCCTGGCAAGGGTCACTACTGGACGGTGGATCCAGCGTCGGAGTTGATGTTTGAGGAGAGCTCGTTCAGGCGAAGACCCCGGGGATTCCGTCGCAAATGCCAACAGAAGACTGTTGGACCTATCAGCGGCGTTGGTAATGGTTACCAAACGTCACAGTACCACCAGCACCTCCACCACCATCACCATCACCAAAATCTACAGttgcagcaacagcaacagcatcACCATCATCCGTCCGTCCAACAGCAGCAACCGCAGTCGTTGCCACAGACGCAGCCGTCACCGGTTCTGCCACCTCCACAGCCATCACAGCCAacacagcagcagcaacagcaatcGATTGCCACTCAACCGCATACGCAACAACCGCAACCACAGTCACAGCCGGCGGCGTGTTACCTGCACGACCAGTACGACTACAAGGACGCCACGGCTGCAATGGTCGCGGGATATCACCaccagcagcaacagcaacatgACTACAGTAGTGGTGCAGGCAGTGGTGGAATTGGTGTCAGTGGTGGTGGAGGGTACTGCAGCAGAAACGACCAGTTGGACCATTTTGCGGCCAGCTTTTGGCAAAGCCAAAAGTCTGACGGTTACGTCGGAGGTGCAGGTGGTTACCAAGAACAGTTTGCAGATTACGGTTGCCAGTACAACTTGACTCACGACAATG GTTATAGTACGGTTGCGAGAAGATCGGCGACTGCGGCCGGACAAACACAACAGACTGTCATGGACAACGCTATGAACGCCACTAGCGGATTACCACAACACATAAGTCTCCACCATTATTATGACTGTCCAAAGTTTTGTTAA